A part of Kryptolebias marmoratus isolate JLee-2015 linkage group LG8, ASM164957v2, whole genome shotgun sequence genomic DNA contains:
- the LOC112451080 gene encoding uncharacterized protein LOC112451080, with the protein MDSRPKQRTSMPSYLSDYDLSGLGAQSKLRTAVPAALGVSAEPTTPERPTIRSPSPPLSQSFDMANLRDDEEQEQELSQSMDQATGEQRTHQVPEFNAALDEIRQENAELRKQFQSLMVALQPKPAAHQPLFPPPPPQGVYSGGGYGHYQLPTNTPAYEQLQYPTLSPQGNLPQDLGPHRVSQHYSGLSCNPYYAVTPQQRAPSYAGTDPSFLQTPCFNEPQRETTYRGPKPTIPSFTSPDPREFARMKIALENLLPADATERYKYQILTDHLRCEEASLVADSYCNSRQPYTDTMLALTKMYGQPHKLAVQRIAELMDGPNIRSGDVKGFRLFALNVRSLVGMLEQLGQRGQVELVCGSHVSRLVSKLPYDLNASFKRFIHPLRLAIPTLVDFADWLEYELEVQDDGMKPPKREELFNKKPDTKRTPKPPGKTATILLGTEKVLRSSSVAAPSAFEQPANKSKREDKVTAYCPYCDNDKHFLNNCSNFKNLTKEQKVTWIKTNNKCWRCGRNHQAAKCTLKAPCKTCGRRHLLVLHEVNERVEEGPAPEPPSVESCLVNTANKVRYVDRPVYNCKVLLKISKVLLRNGDKSLETYAVLDDGSERTILLQSAAKLLGLKGSKEVLDLRTVRQEVEKLHGAAVSFTISPAANPDKTYNIQNAFTAEQLSLAEHSHPVASLQQKYKHLSGLPLPPLNRVHPMLLIGADCTHLITPIEPVRLGPPGGPAAVKTLLGWTLQGPAQTIESITNVSHCLFTSTPSPAELFSCVEKLWQMDVLPYRSEKLAVRSRQDQEAVRLLQEQTVRVNVSGVERYATPLLRVKNMPPLKATPEAVLPLLRGIEKRLAKSPGQAAAYQREIEKLVEAGYVVKLGDHQLKTSVEAWYIPHHMVQHNGKNRVVFNCSFQYQGYNLNQLLLPGPTLGPALLPVLLRFREHAVAFSSDIRGMFHQVRLLPKDRPLLRFLWRDMKRDNPPDVYEWQVLPFGTTCSPCCATFALQKHVTDHSQPEDDVCVAINKSFYVDNCLQSLPCPVAAKALVDKLHHLLAGGGFELRQWASNNPNVIHHLPPDTKSTSCELWLNQDQSDIQEPALGLHWNCKSDTLTYKHRHIDCSVATMRNIYRVLASQYDPLGYIVPYTTRAKVIVRHLWEKRRDWDDPQLPEELLQKWYAWEAELAQLHKITLPRCYTSPGLDQPNCKRDIHVFCDASEQAYGSVAYLRTESPEGEVEVAFLAARSRVSPKKQQSIPRLELCAALTGAQLYKVISTELTLPIRSCIFWSDSATVLTWLGSDSCRYKVFVGTRVAEIQKLTEAATWRYVPSRDNPADDITRGLTIQDISTGSRWTDGPVFLKLAPSNWPDLPPPHQSEPEGELKRQVVCLSMSSSSVPDPHQYRTWDNFLEATAHQLYGAADPNHPLTADSYAAAELEALQQAQKESLLEEITQLKDGKPISKSSRLLLLAPEFDEKTGLIRVGGRLRRNPDLTVEEVHPVVLDPRHALTQLIIQDYDYKLQHPGPERVFAEIRRRYWVLRGREAVRRHQRSCVECKRWKGRPNPPRMADLPPARLRLFKPPFYSTGVDCFGPYIIKIRRSSEKRWGILFKCLTTRAVHLDLIPSMDTDAFLMALRRFIARRGKPKEILCDQGTNFRGGERELQESFQALHPDLKERLAYQQIRFAFNPPGSPHFGGCWEREIRSLKIALQVILGAQTVTEEVLHTVLIEIEGMLNSKPLGYTSSEVADPDPVTPNYLHMGRRDASLPQVVYDGPEILGRRRWRHSQNLADHFWHHFLKYYLPGLQARQKWQTE; encoded by the coding sequence ATGGACTCGCGACCGAAACAGCGAACATCGATGCCTTCCTACCTATCAGATTATGACCTAAGTGGACTCGGGGCTCAGAGTAAATTACGGACAGCAGTTCCAGCTGCATTGGGAGTCTCAGCAGAGCCAACAACACCGGAGCGTCCAACCATAAGATCTCCATCACCACCACTTAGTCAGAGCTTCGACATGGCGAATTTGAGGGATGATGAGGAACAAGAGCAGGAGCTTAGTCAGTCTATGGACCAGGCCACCGGAGAGCAGCGGACCCACCAAGTTCCTGAGTTTAATGCTGCTCTCGACGAGATACGCCAAGAGAACGCTGAGCTCCGTAAACAGTTCCAGAGTCTGATGGTTGCTTTACAGCCCAAGCCAGCAGCCCACCAGCCTTTATTCCCGCCTCCTCCACCTCAAGGTGTATACAGTGGCGGTGGATATGGACACTATCAACTCCCAACCAACACCCCAGCATACGAGCAGCTACAATATCCGACACTCAGCCCCCAAGGAAACCTACCTCAAGATCTTGGTCCTCACAGAGTTTCCCAGCACTATAGTGGTCTGTCTTGTAACCCGTACTACGCCGTCACACCACAACAGCGTGCACCTTCTTATGCAGGGACAGATCCCTCATTTCTCCAGACACCCTGTTTTAATGAGCCACAGAGAGAGACCACATACCGGGGGCCGAAGCCCACCATCcccagttttacatcaccagACCCCAGAGAGTTTGCACGAATGAAGATTGCCTTAGAGAATCTATTACCAGCTGATGCCACGGAAAGATACAAGTACCAGATCCTTACAGACCACCTTAGGTGTGAAGAAGCTTCACTTGTGGCAGACTCGTATTGCAACTCCAGGCAACCTTACACAGATACAATGCTGGCTCTCACCAAGATGTATGGACAGCCCCACAAACTTGCGGTGCAACGGATTGCAGAGTTAATGGATGGGCCAAACATACGCAGCGGTGATGTGAAAGGCTTTCGTCTGTTTGCCCTCAACGTGCGCTCATTAGTAGGCATGTTAGAACAGCTGGGGCAAAGAGGACAAGTCGAGTTAGTTTGTGGCTCTCATGTTTCAAGGCTCGTAAGTAAACTTCCTTATGACCTCAACGCCAGCTTTAAGAGGTTTATCCACCCCCTAAGACTGGCCATTCCCACCCTCGTTGACTTTGCTGATTGGCTAGAATACGAGCTAGAAGTCCAGGACGATGGCATGAAGCCTCCCAAACGAGAGGAGTTGTTTAATAAGAAGCCTGACACCAAACGCACTCCTAAACCTCCAGGTAAGACTGCTACTATCCTCCTGGGCACTGAGAAGGTTTTAAGATCAAGCAGTGTGGCAGCCCCATCTGCCTTTGAACAGCCAGCCAACAAATCTAAACGCGAAGATAAGGTAACGGCCTACTGTCCCTACTGTGATAATGACAAGCACTTCCTGAACAACTGTTCTAACTTTAAGAACCTGACCAAAGAACAGAAGGTGACATGGATTAAAACGAATAATAAATGTTGGCGTTGTGGACGTAATCACCAAGCTGCAAAGTGTACACTTAAAGCTCCCTGCAAGACCTGTGGTAGGAGACATCTGCTTGTGCTGCACGAGGTGAATGAGAGAGTAGAGGAAGGACCAGCACCAGAACCACCTTCGGTAGAAAGCTGTCTCGTTAATACTGCCAACAAAGTCAGGTACGTTGACCGTCCGGTCTACAACTGTAAGGTACTACTGAAAATCAGTAAGGTACTCCTGAGGAATGGTGACAAATCTCTCGAGACGTATGCTGTCTTAGACGACGGATCTGAGCGGACAATACTGCTCCAGTCCGCTGCCAAACTGTTGGGCCTTAAGGGAAGTAAAGAGGTGTTAGATCTCCGTacagtcagacaggaagtggagaagctCCACGGGGCGGCCGTGTCTTTCACCATTTCTCCAGCAGCCAATCCTGACAAAACGTACAATATTCAGAATGCCTTTACAGCTGAGCAACTGAGTTTAGCAGAACATTCCCATCCAGTTGCCTCACTCCAGCAGAAGTATAAGCATCTGTCAGGTTTGCCACTCCCTCCTCTAAACCGAGTCCATCCCATGTTGCTGATTGGCGCTGACTGTACACACCTCATTACACCTATTGAGCCAGTCAGACTAGGACCACCCGGTGGGCCAGCAGCCGTGAAGACGCTCCTTGGATGGACACTACAGGGCCCAGCTCAAACCATTGAGTCCATCACGAATGTAAGTCACTGTCTCTTCACATCTACACCATCCCCCGCAGAGCTGTTCTCATGTGTAGAGAAGTTATGGCAGATGGATGTGCTCCCTTACCGCAGTGAGAAGTTAGCGGTTAGGTCACGACAAGACCAAGAGGCAGTCAGACTCCTGCAAGAACAGACAGTGAGAGTCAATGTCAGTGGTGTTGAGCGTTATGCCACACCCCTTCTTCGAGTTAAAAATATGCCTCCCTTGAAAGCCACTCCAGAAGCAGTGTTGCCCCTCCTGAGAGGTATAGAGAAGCGCCTAGCCAAATCACCAGGGCAAGCTGCGGCCTATCAGCGGGAGATCGAGAAGCTCGTTGAAGCTGGCTATGTCGTGAAGTTGGGGGACCACCAATTGAAGACCAGTGTTGAAGCTTGGTATATACCCCATCATATGGTTCAACATAATGGGAAGAATCGGGTAGTGTTCAACTGCTCATTTCAGTACCAAGGCTACAACCTGAATCAACTCCTTCTACCAGGTCCCACTCTTGGCCCTGCGTTGCTACCAGTGTTACTACGCTTCAGGGAGCATGCTGTGGCCTTCAGCAGCGATATCCGTGGCATGTTCCACCAGGTGAGGCTCCTACCTAAAGATCGACCCCTGCTGCGGTTCTTATGGCGGGACATGAAGCGAGACAATCCCCCTGATGTTTATGAGTGGCAGGTACTTCCCTTTGGAACCACTTGCAGTCCTTGTTGTGCAACGTTTGCATTGCAGAAACACGTCACAGACCACAGCCAACCAGAAGATGACGTGTGTGTTGCTATCAACAAGTCGTTCTACGTGGACAACTGTTTACAGAGTCTCCCATGTCCAGTAGCCGCCAAGGCACTCGTGGACAAACTGCACCATCTTCTGGCGGGCGGGGGATTCGAGCTAAGGCAGTGGGCGAGTAACAATCCCAATGTCATTCACCATCTTCCTCCAGACACCAAGTCAACTAGCTGTGAGTTGTGGCTCAATCAAGATCAGTCTGATATCCAAGAGCCAGCCCTCGGACTTCACTGGAATTGTAAGTCTGATACCCTCActtacaaacacagacacatcgATTGCTCAGTGGCTACTATGAGGAACATCTATAGAGTTTTAGCTAGCCAGTATGACCCTCTTGGCTACATAGTTCCTTATACCACCCGAGCCAAAGTTATTGTGCGCCACCTATGGGAGAAAAGGAGGGACTGGGATGACCCACAACTCCCTGAGGAGCTCCTGCAGAAGTGGTACGCATGGGAAGCAGAGCTGGCACAGCTGCATAAGATCACCCTACCAAGGTGCTACACTAGTCCTGGTCTGGACCAACCCAATTGTAAGAGAGACATCCATGTGTTCTGTGATGCGTCTGAACAGGCATATGGATCAGTGGCCTATCTGAGGACAGAGAGTCCAGAGGGAGAAGTTGAGGTAGCTTTCCTTGCAGCTCGGTCTCGTGTTTCCCCAAAAAAGCAACAATCCATTCCTCGGTTAGAGTTGTGCGCTGCTCTAACAGGTGCCCAGCTCTACAAGGTCATCAGCACTGAGTTGACCCTTCCCATTCGCAGCTGCATCTTTTGGTCTGATTCGGCCACAGTTCTAACCTGGTTGGGTTCAGACTCCTGCAGATACAAGGTCTTCGTAGGCACTCGTGTAGCGGAGAtacaaaaactgacagaagctGCCACATGGAGGTATGTGCCATCACGAGATAACCCAGCAGACGACATCACTCGTGGCCTCACTATCCAAGACATCAGTACAGGTAgtagatggacagatggacctGTATTCTTGAAACTAGCTCCAAGTAACTGGCCTGATCTACCACCCCCACACCAGAGTGAACCTGAAGGTGAGCTGAAGCGACAAGTTGTTTGTCTATCTATGTCCAGCTCTAGTGTCCCAGATCCACACCAGTACCGGACTTGGGACAACTTCTTAGAAGCCACTGCACATCAGCTTTACGGGGCGGCTGACCCCAACCACCCCCTCACTGCTGATTCCTACGCTGCTGCTGAGCTAGAGGCGCTACAACAAGCCCAGAAAGAGTCATTGCTTGAGGAAATCACCCAGTTAAAAGACGGTAAACCCATTTCCAAATCTAGTCGCCTTCTTCTACTAGCACCTGAATTTGATGAGAAAACAGGACTCATCAGAGTAGGAGGCCGTTTACGCCGCAATCCTGACCTGACAGTAGAGGAAGTGCACCCTGTTGTTCTGGACCCCAGACATGCTTTGACCCAACTCATCATACAAGATTATGATTATAAGCTTCAGCATCCCGGGCCAGAAAGGGTGTTTGCTGAGATCAGAAGGAGATACTGGGTGTTACGTGGGCGTGAAGCAGTACGCCGCCATCAGAGATCCTGTGTTGAGTGCAAGAGGTGGAAGGGACGCCCAAATCCACCCAGGATGGCAGACCTCCCTCCAGCCAGACTGCGTCTGTTTAAACCACCATTCTATTCTACAGGTGTGGATTGTTTTGGCCCATACATCATCAAGATTCGACGCAGTAGCGAGAAAAGGTGGGGAATATTGTTTAAATGCCTAACTACAAGAGCAGTCCACCTTGACCTGATTCCCAGTATGGACACAGATGCGTTCCTAATGGCTCTGAGACGCTTTATAGCCAGACGTGGGAAACCTAAGGAGATTCTCTGTGACCAGGGTACGAACTTCAGAGGAGGAGAACGTGAGCTGCAGGAATCATTTCAAGCACTTCATCCCGACCTCAAAGAGCGGCTCGCATACCAGCAAATCAGATTTGCCTTCAATCCTCCTGGATCCCCCCACTTCGGAGGTTGCTGGGAGCGAGAAATCCGCTCACTAAAGATTGCTCTTCAGGTCATTCTTGGAGCCCAAACTGTCACTGAAGAGGTGTTACACACAGTTTTGATCGAAATCGAGGGGATGCTCAATTCAAAACCTCTGGGTTACACTTCATCTGAAGTAGCAGATCCTGACCCCGTCACCCCTAACTACCTTCACATGGGGCGGCGGGATGCCTCGTTGCCACAAGTTGTCTATGACGGTCCAGAGATTCTCGGGCGGAGAAGATGGAGGCACAGCCAAAATCTAGCCGACCATTTCTGGCATCATTTCCTAAAATACTACCTGCCAGGACTCCAAGCCCGTCAAAAATGGCAGACTGAATAG